From Juglans regia cultivar Chandler chromosome 6, Walnut 2.0, whole genome shotgun sequence, the proteins below share one genomic window:
- the LOC118348771 gene encoding uncharacterized protein LOC118348771 isoform X1, protein MILVFWSLKCKTSYNFECAKYIFCNQQSIDTILQPQWRSWICPIAYGPCFLQYCAFFCLTYLFNFVLGCLLNRLLAQGVDELAAWIVGECAELEYEVKEQRKFRNYVKKEMTRLKNEKIKMECCLDQADEHIRHLESNLEFLRYEVCEVRGEMLRAQNIQSQVAAELRSQEFAQALVALEEKRKELALELSEEKASRMDSSTSSCPS, encoded by the exons atgattttagtattttggAGTTTGAAGTGCAAAACTTCTTACAATTTTGAGTGTGCAAAGTATATCTTTTGCAACCAGCAATCAATTGACACAATATTACAACCTCAGTGGAGGTCGTGGATATGTCCAATCGCTTATGGGCCATGCTTTCTCCAGTACTGTGCTTTCTTTTGCTTAACatacttatttaattttgtgttgggatgtCTTCTTAATCGTTTGCTTGCTCAGGGTGTTGATGAGTTGGCAGCGTGGATCGTGGGCGAGTGCGCCGAACTGGAGTATGAGGTCAAGGAGCAGCGAAAGTTTAGAAACTACGTCAAGAAGGAGATGACCAGACTCAAGAATGAAAAGATTAAAATGGAGTGCTGCTTGGATCAGGCGGACGAGCACATCCGTCACTTGGAGTCTAATCTTGAGTTCCTCCGATATGAGGTGTGCGAGGTCCGCGGTGAAATGCTTCGAGCTCAAAACATCCAG TCACAGGTGGCTGCTGAGTTGCGTTCCCAAGAGTTTGCTCAAGCATTGGTCGCTTTGGAGGAGAAGCGTAAGGAGCTTGCCCTTGAACTTTCGGAGGAGAAAGCGTCGCGCATGGACAGTTCAACATCCAGTTGTCCGAGTTGA
- the LOC108983181 gene encoding protein BPS1, chloroplastic-like, translated as MVFHTGFPLCRGKSSSSSSMNINEPIKLFSSLISDIERLKTSLAGDSITLKWCSEAINLLRKMHSHFLLFFEKYHLPVLWDGTDILEEYMKATLDLLDLCNSLKSAISGMQRYRLIVEFAAGKLRNGGNISDATTKITEIERLVSESKKIYGVEKWKDMNLFKTEMPKTRSKDSTICFIYAIKSSMRLVGMLLFSALLYPISITMDKEVYRRVSPQLKSFSVSIGKLVGCFLKVLEGVKDKSMPILVENKVIEKAVLDIKAHVLKEKAVDQEKLINLLKQSSLVLKEGMEMFESVVDELFEEVVNGRNKVLAMVDVNY; from the coding sequence ATGGTGTTTCATACAGGCTTCCCATTGTGCAGAGgaaaatcatcatcttcttcttccatgaaTATCAATGAACCCATCAAGTTATTTTCTTCCCTAATCAGCGATATCGAGAGGCTAAAAACATCACTAGCTGGAGATTCCATAACCCTCAAATGGTGCTCTGAAGCCATTAATCTCCTGAGGAAGATGCACTCtcattttcttctgttttttgaGAAATATCACTTACCCGTTTTGTGGGATGGTACAGATATCTTGGAGGAGTACATGAAAGCGACATTAGATCTCCTTGATTTATGCAACTCTCTAAAATCAGCCATTTCTGGGATGCAAAGATACAGGCTAATAGTTGAGTTTGCTGCAGGCAAGTTGCGAAATGGTGGGAATATTTCAGATGCAACTACCAAGATCACTGAGATTGAGAGATTAGTAAGTGAGAGTAAGAAGATTTATGGAGTTGAGAAGTGGAAAGATATGAATTTGTTCAAGACTGAAATGCCTAAAACTAGAAGCAAGGATAGCACCATCTGTTTTATCTATGCCATTAAAAGCAGCATGAGATTGGTAGGCATGCTGCTTTTTTCTGCACTGCTCTATCCAATTTCAATTACAATGGATAAGGAAGTTTACAGGAGGGTGTCTCCTCAGCTAAAATCATTCTCAGTTTCAATTGGGAAGCTTGTGGGTTGCTTCTTGAAGGTACTTGAGGGGGTCAAAGACAAATCAATGCCAATTTTGGTTGAGAATAAGGTTATAGAGAAGGCAGTTTTGGATATTAAAGCTCATGTTTTGAAGGAAAAAGCTGTTGATCAAGAGAAGCTTATCAATTTGCTGAAGCAAAGCTCTCTGGTTCTCAAAGAAGGTATGGAGATGTTTGAATCTGTAGTGGATGAGCTGTTTGAAGAGGTTGTCAATGGAAGGAATAAGGTGCTGGCTATGGTTGATGTTAATTACTGA
- the LOC108983186 gene encoding uncharacterized protein LOC108983186, with product MAQHRLQSGADRFVHHSSSNGTPDHVSIGIRAAQSHKPSRSRRSARSDWGRRVSFGAVILILSLVLVVTVLAYYYLSSDIRDVSNAENEGLKNDDFLANVTRTNRYKVLKFGQGSVGNGRDSRYWDRDDRRRDEDYNEDVLEHSSEADTNDASDKGDVLVKMKNGNKKSSLDDSTNGSDRRGVGLYNEAGRSELKVYEAQYKASLEDVGQTSSENGNSNQLFDAEDLKRQTEVVDTDDEYDDGFGFHDGRNEDYDDNGHGKGDHFEESDSHNEDVGDSRESSDRLNAGDENQNVAEVEEKSTNSYETRNYDSVKTKSKRVRANGRQSTRTRSDSKRKAKRRSCEMKFLNSTAQLVEPLESRKFARFTLQYTEVEEKPNGQGQWDPRFAGHQSLEERENSFFAHDQKINCGFVKGPEGSPSTGFDLAEDDVNYISKCHIAVISCIFGNSDRLRTPTGKTVTRLSRKNVCFVIFMDEVTLQTLASEGLVLDRMGFIGLWKVVVVKNLPYSDMRRVGKIPKLLPHRLFPSARYSIWLDSKLRLQFDPLLILEYFLWRKGYEYAISNHYDRHCVWEEVSQNKKLNKYNHTIIDEQFAFYQADGLKRFNASDPNKLLPSNVPEGSFIIRAHTPMSNLFSCLWFNEVERFTPRDQLSFAYTYQKLRRENPGKPFHLNMFKDCERRAIAKLFHHRSEEKRNIHQSAIE from the exons ATGGCTCAGCACAGGCTGCAATCGGGAGCGGACAGGTTCGTCCACCATTCTTCTTCCAACGGCACGCCTGATCACGTTTCCATCGGGATTCGCGCCGCTCAGTCGCACAAGCCGTCACGGTCTCGGCGCTCGGCTCGGTCCGACTGGGGCCGACGCGTCTCCTTCGGCGCCGTCATCTTGATCCTGTCCCTGGTGCTCGTCGTAACCGTCTTGGCGTACTATTACCTTTCCAGTGACATTAGAG ATGTAAGTAATGCTGAGAATGAAGGATTGAAGAATGATGATTTCCTAGCAAATGTGACACGGACAAATAGGTATAAAGTTCTCAAGTTTGGCCAGGGTTCAGTAGGGAATGGCCGGGACTCGAGGTATTGGGATAGAGATGATAGGAGAAGGGATGAAGATTACAATGAGGATGTTCTGGAGCATTCTAGTGAGGCTGATACTAATGACGCTTCTGATAAGGGTGACGTTCTGGTGAAAATGAAGAATGGAAACAAGAAGTCCTCTCTTGACGATTCTACTAATGGTTCAGATCGGAGAGGCGTTGGATTGTACAATGAAGCTGGGCGTAGTGAATTGAAAGTTTATGAAGCACAATACAAGGCTTCTTTAGAAGATGTGGGGCAAACATCTTCAGAAAATGGTAACTCAAATCAGCTATTTGATGCTGAGGATTTGAAAAGGCAGACTGAGGTGGTTGATACTGATGATGAGTATGATGATGGTTTTGGATTTCATGATGGTAGAAATGAAGACTATGATGACAATGGGCATGGGAAAGGGGACCATTTTGAGGAATCAGATTCACACAATGAAGATGTCGGAGACTCTAGGGAGTCATCTGATCGTCTTAATGCTGGAGACGAGAATCAGAATGTGGCTGAGGTGGAAGAAAAGTCAACTAATTCATATGAAACGCGGAATTATGATAGTGTCAAAACAAAATCTAAACGCGTCCGTGCCAATGGAAGACAGTCTACAAGGACAAGGTCGGATTCAAAGAGGAAAGCAAAGCGCC GCTCTTGTGAGATGAAGTTCTTAAACTCGACTGCACAGCTTGTAGAGCCTTTAGAAAGTCGAAAGTTTGCTAGGTTTACCTTGCAGTACACAGAGGTAGAGGAGAAGCCCAATGGACAAGGGCAATGGGATCCTAGGTTCGCAGGACATCAGAGCCTTGAAGAAAGGGAAAATTCATTCTTCGCACatgatcaaaaaataaattgtggCTTTGTTAAAGGTCCCGAAGGATCCCCAAGCACAGGATTTGACTTGGCAGAAGATGATGTAAATTACATCAGTAAATGCCACATTGCTGTGATCTCTTGCATTTTTGGAAATTCGGATCGCTTGAGGACGCCGACTGGTAAAACG GTGACTCGACTGTCAAGGAAAAAtgtatgttttgttattttcatgGATGAAGTTACTTTGCAAACACTTGCTTCAGAAGGTCTAGTGCTAGATAGAATGGGTTTTATTGGCTTGTGGAAGGTTGTGGTTGTGAAGAATCTACCTTATTCTGATATGCGAAGGGTGGGAAAAATACCTAAATTATTGCCTCATCGACTATTTCCATCTGCGAG GTATTCAATCTGGTTGGACAGCAAATTGCGTCTCCAATTTGACCCTCTTCTGATCTTGGAATACTTCTTGTGGCGAAAAGGTTATGAATATGCAATTTCTAATCATTATGACCGGCATTGTGTATGGGAAGAGGTTTCGCAAAACAAGAAACTGAACAAGTACAACCATACTATCATCGATGAACAATTTGCATTCTACCAGGCTGATGGACTGAAAAGATTTAATGCCTCAGACCCAAACAAGCTTCTCCCTAGCA ATGTACCTGAGGGATCTTTTATCATTAGGGCACACACTCCAATGTCAAATTTGTTCTCCTGCCTTTGGTTCAATGAAGTTGAACGGTTCACTCCTCGTGATCAACTGAGTTTTGCTTATACATACCAGAAGTTGAGAAGGGAGAATCCTGGCAAACCTTTTCATCTCAATATGTTCAAG GACTGTGAGAGGAGAGCCATAGCTAAGTTGTTTCATCACAGGTCAGAGGAAAAGCGGAATATTCACCAAAGTGCAATCGAGTGA
- the LOC118348771 gene encoding uncharacterized protein LOC118348771 isoform X2 — MGSTKTTLGRLTIICLIILVIHEGVDELAAWIVGECAELEYEVKEQRKFRNYVKKEMTRLKNEKIKMECCLDQADEHIRHLESNLEFLRYEVCEVRGEMLRAQNIQSQVAAELRSQEFAQALVALEEKRKELALELSEEKASRMDSSTSSCPS; from the exons ATGGGCTCCACTAAGACAACTCTTGGCCGGCTGACCATAATTTGCTTAATTATCTTAGTAATACATGAG GGTGTTGATGAGTTGGCAGCGTGGATCGTGGGCGAGTGCGCCGAACTGGAGTATGAGGTCAAGGAGCAGCGAAAGTTTAGAAACTACGTCAAGAAGGAGATGACCAGACTCAAGAATGAAAAGATTAAAATGGAGTGCTGCTTGGATCAGGCGGACGAGCACATCCGTCACTTGGAGTCTAATCTTGAGTTCCTCCGATATGAGGTGTGCGAGGTCCGCGGTGAAATGCTTCGAGCTCAAAACATCCAG TCACAGGTGGCTGCTGAGTTGCGTTCCCAAGAGTTTGCTCAAGCATTGGTCGCTTTGGAGGAGAAGCGTAAGGAGCTTGCCCTTGAACTTTCGGAGGAGAAAGCGTCGCGCATGGACAGTTCAACATCCAGTTGTCCGAGTTGA